A single window of Leptolyngbya ohadii IS1 DNA harbors:
- a CDS encoding HD family phosphohydrolase codes for MKPLRSFAQQVVRWRQILSALQVQIGSRYCHFEKSLEPLGKEIQKQVHRGLEKGLQKLPPAVQSRLQESAFLGVAFNPQQIRRRLPSQLQVRLPILLIAIVLLTSAMGYRFYNEPELAVGTLSPQLLRAPETATVLDVKTTEANRKAARTAAIPVMAIDAAVNQEIYHSLQRLIDQGNDIRQQAGAFPFVDTGFISTATQQYLRQATDWDWQATIAAVTGQNVPTRKPNSQPVSQPVSQQTPSSPNPSLQVAILELQNYRRTNGTDDFSALQEVVLRARQRYRAAKVSLGTNSLDGLNGVYDDRLLALTDAEWDRTRKTIQLTLERILAQGIAPGLPDALIKNAIKLQLDSGLSANATGLATNILAAVVKPNLIKDSEQTKIRAEQAAQAVQNVVVKTRQGETIVEAGEIITQSDFVLLDHFGMSRRRTNWAGILGFATLVAGAIGVFWLVERRFHPGLRPRDNVLVLLLALSAPILLALSVPGTSLPAIGLLVGSFYGSALGATTVGLLSLLLPVGMDIPWTNLVASAIGGIVGGLMAGRLRTREEFALLGGVVGLVQGSVYLLMSLILSAAATTVWYLVLTGAALQCLMGIAWSVIALGVSPYLEHVFDLITPIRLAELANPNCNMLKRLASEAPGTFQHTLFVSTLAEAAARRLGCNVELVRAGTLYHDIGKMHDPQGFIENQMGGPNKHDAIADPWISADLIKKHVSEGLVMARKCRLPKAIQAFIPEHQGTMTIAYFYHQAQQQAQDDPTITVKESDFRYDGPIPQSRETGIVMLADSCEAALRSLKDASPVEALAMINRILRGRWQDNQLVDSGLSREDLGEIAETFVQVWQQFNHQRIPYPKAVSSPPSNSQSPNSQSSVGV; via the coding sequence ATGAAACCCCTGCGATCGTTCGCTCAACAAGTGGTGCGGTGGCGGCAAATACTTTCTGCTTTACAGGTGCAAATTGGCAGTCGATATTGCCATTTTGAGAAATCACTGGAACCCTTAGGGAAAGAGATACAAAAGCAAGTCCATCGGGGGCTGGAAAAGGGCCTGCAAAAATTACCGCCTGCTGTTCAGTCCCGCCTTCAGGAAAGCGCTTTCTTGGGAGTAGCATTCAACCCGCAGCAGATTCGCCGCCGCTTGCCCTCCCAACTCCAGGTCAGACTCCCCATTCTGCTGATTGCGATCGTCCTGCTCACCAGTGCGATGGGCTATCGTTTTTACAACGAACCGGAACTCGCAGTGGGAACGCTCTCCCCCCAGTTGCTTCGTGCGCCGGAAACTGCAACGGTTCTGGATGTTAAAACGACGGAAGCCAATCGAAAAGCAGCTCGAACGGCGGCAATCCCCGTCATGGCGATCGATGCAGCTGTGAATCAGGAAATTTATCACTCCCTCCAGCGTTTGATCGATCAGGGCAACGATATTCGGCAGCAGGCAGGCGCATTCCCCTTTGTAGACACTGGGTTTATTTCAACGGCAACCCAGCAGTATCTCCGGCAGGCAACCGATTGGGACTGGCAAGCGACGATCGCAGCCGTAACGGGACAGAATGTACCTACCCGCAAACCCAATTCCCAGCCTGTTTCCCAACCTGTTTCTCAACAAACCCCGTCGTCGCCCAATCCTTCGCTTCAGGTTGCTATTTTAGAACTGCAAAACTATCGCAGAACCAACGGAACCGACGACTTTTCGGCACTTCAGGAAGTCGTGCTGCGGGCAAGGCAGCGGTATCGGGCAGCCAAGGTTTCCCTGGGCACAAACAGTCTGGACGGACTCAACGGCGTGTATGACGATCGCCTGCTGGCACTGACGGACGCCGAATGGGACAGAACTCGCAAAACGATTCAGCTCACCCTGGAACGGATTCTGGCGCAGGGAATTGCCCCCGGTTTACCCGATGCCCTGATTAAAAATGCAATCAAGCTTCAGCTTGACTCTGGACTTTCAGCAAACGCAACCGGACTGGCAACCAACATTCTGGCAGCGGTGGTGAAACCAAACCTGATCAAAGACTCAGAACAGACGAAAATTCGGGCAGAGCAGGCGGCACAGGCAGTTCAGAATGTGGTGGTAAAAACTCGTCAGGGCGAGACGATCGTGGAGGCAGGCGAAATTATTACCCAGAGCGATTTTGTCTTGCTGGATCACTTTGGCATGAGCCGCAGACGTACCAATTGGGCTGGAATTTTGGGCTTTGCAACGCTGGTTGCTGGAGCGATCGGTGTCTTTTGGTTGGTGGAACGTCGCTTTCATCCGGGATTGCGCCCTAGGGATAATGTGCTGGTGCTGCTGCTGGCACTGAGTGCGCCCATTTTGCTTGCCCTGAGTGTTCCGGGAACCAGTCTTCCGGCGATCGGCTTGCTGGTAGGCAGCTTTTACGGCTCGGCGCTGGGAGCAACAACCGTGGGGCTGTTGAGTCTGCTATTGCCCGTGGGCATGGATATTCCCTGGACGAATTTGGTGGCAAGTGCGATCGGCGGAATTGTGGGGGGGCTGATGGCAGGGCGACTGCGAACCCGCGAGGAATTTGCGCTGCTAGGCGGCGTGGTGGGCTTGGTGCAGGGCAGCGTTTACCTGCTGATGAGCCTGATTCTGAGTGCGGCAGCCACTACCGTCTGGTATCTGGTGCTGACCGGGGCAGCATTGCAGTGCTTGATGGGCATTGCCTGGAGTGTAATTGCGCTGGGGGTCAGTCCTTACCTGGAGCATGTTTTTGACCTGATCACGCCGATTCGACTCGCAGAACTGGCAAATCCCAATTGCAATATGCTAAAGCGGCTTGCCTCCGAGGCACCCGGTACATTTCAGCACACGCTGTTTGTGTCAACTCTAGCGGAAGCAGCGGCGCGGCGGTTGGGCTGCAATGTGGAACTCGTGCGAGCGGGCACGCTTTATCATGACATTGGCAAGATGCACGACCCACAGGGCTTTATCGAAAACCAGATGGGTGGACCCAACAAGCATGACGCGATCGCCGATCCATGGATAAGCGCCGATCTGATCAAAAAGCACGTCTCAGAAGGGCTGGTAATGGCACGTAAATGTCGTCTACCCAAAGCAATTCAGGCATTTATCCCAGAACATCAGGGCACAATGACGATCGCCTATTTCTACCACCAAGCGCAGCAACAGGCACAGGATGACCCCACGATTACCGTCAAGGAATCGGATTTTCGTTACGACGGACCCATTCCCCAGAGCCGTGAAACGGGAATTGTAATGCTGGCAGACTCCTGCGAAGCCGCTTTGCGATCGCTCAAGGATGCCTCCCCGGTGGAAGCCCTTGCCATGATTAACCGGATTCTGCGGGGACGGTGGCAGGACAATCAGCTTGTAGACAGCGGTTTAAGCCGCGAAGATCTGGGCGAGATTGCCGAAACCTTTGTGCAGGTGTGGCAGCAGTTTAACCACCAGCGCATTCCCTATCCCAAAGCGGTGAGCAGCCCGCCGTCGAATTCCCAGTCCCCCAATTCCCAGTCTTCAGTGGGGGTGTAG
- a CDS encoding peptidoglycan-binding domain-containing protein — MLMPSRLRFVRVLCLAGLLRPAAFVLLSCLTFNSLGFPAISQTPSPAPTVSPNRPILRIGSQGESVKELQAMLKLLGYYREAVDGSYQQSTADAVTSFQRSSGLTADGVVGSETWSRLLPPSPTVAATAPPAPTPSPTPTPSPTPTPAPSSTPTPVPAASPGSATSIDLPTLRRGMRGSAIERLQERLRSLGFYDGEVDGIFGAQTQAAVESAQRNFGLEPDGVVGPATWGVLLR, encoded by the coding sequence ATGCTTATGCCATCTCGCCTTCGTTTTGTTCGCGTTCTATGCCTGGCTGGGCTGCTGCGTCCCGCTGCTTTTGTACTGCTGAGTTGCCTGACGTTTAATTCCCTGGGCTTTCCCGCTATTAGCCAAACGCCTTCGCCTGCTCCGACTGTCAGTCCAAATCGCCCCATCCTCCGGATCGGTAGCCAGGGAGAATCGGTGAAGGAACTTCAGGCAATGCTCAAACTGCTGGGCTATTACCGAGAAGCCGTAGACGGTAGCTACCAGCAGAGTACCGCCGATGCCGTGACTTCCTTTCAGCGATCGAGCGGACTGACTGCGGATGGTGTTGTAGGTTCGGAAACCTGGAGCCGGTTGCTGCCTCCCTCTCCTACAGTCGCGGCAACTGCTCCCCCTGCTCCAACGCCTTCCCCCACTCCAACGCCTTCCCCTACTCCGACACCAGCCCCTTCCTCTACTCCGACACCAGTTCCAGCGGCTTCTCCGGGCAGCGCAACCTCGATCGATCTCCCAACCCTGCGGAGGGGAATGCGCGGCAGTGCGATCGAACGACTCCAGGAACGCCTGCGATCGCTCGGATTTTATGACGGTGAGGTGGATGGTATCTTTGGGGCACAAACCCAGGCAGCTGTGGAATCGGCTCAGCGAAACTTTGGGCTTGAACCGGATGGTGTTGTGGGTCCGGCGACTTGGGGGGTACTGTTGCGGTAG
- a CDS encoding RNA polymerase sigma factor SigF codes for MQTPVATELKSESLQLLREYQKLPSASLRNRLVQLNFGLVRKEAHHWVNQCTESYEDLLQVGSLGLIRAIERFDMSKGHAFSSFAIPYIRGEIQHYLRDKGSPVRIPRRWQALQHQAASITRQLQTELHRQPTDAELAEALQITLAEWQEIKLAYRNRAPLSLDAPMRDEEDGSTSLGDLVPDAQYQSFQLAQEDRIRLQQALHQLEKRTREVLEFVFLYDLTQKETAERLGISAVTVSRRVKRGLKLLKKSMTTGN; via the coding sequence ATGCAAACTCCAGTCGCTACCGAGCTTAAAAGTGAGAGCTTACAACTGCTGCGGGAATATCAAAAATTACCCTCTGCAAGTCTAAGAAATCGGCTTGTTCAGCTCAACTTTGGATTAGTCAGAAAAGAAGCGCACCACTGGGTCAACCAATGTACTGAAAGCTATGAAGACCTGCTTCAAGTTGGTAGCCTAGGCTTAATTCGAGCGATTGAACGGTTTGATATGTCGAAGGGTCATGCCTTCAGTTCCTTCGCCATCCCCTACATCCGAGGCGAAATTCAGCACTACCTGCGCGACAAAGGCTCCCCCGTTAGAATTCCCCGCCGCTGGCAGGCACTCCAACATCAAGCAGCTAGCATTACTCGGCAACTGCAAACCGAATTACACCGCCAGCCCACAGACGCCGAACTGGCAGAAGCGCTGCAAATTACGCTGGCAGAGTGGCAGGAAATTAAGCTGGCTTATCGGAATCGGGCACCGCTGAGCCTGGATGCCCCCATGCGAGACGAGGAAGACGGCTCTACTTCGTTAGGGGATCTGGTTCCGGATGCTCAATATCAGAGCTTTCAGCTTGCTCAGGAAGACCGGATTCGCCTACAACAGGCACTCCATCAGCTTGAGAAGCGTACGCGTGAAGTCCTGGAATTTGTGTTCCTGTACGACCTGACTCAAAAAGAGACGGCAGAGCGGTTGGGTATCAGTGCTGTCACCGTATCCCGACGAGTGAAGCGGGGCTTGAAGCTGCTCAAGAAGTCCATGACAACGGGCAACTAG
- a CDS encoding photosystem II manganese-stabilizing polypeptide has product MRYRAFIAAFLALCIGLLTACSDSSSNANVALTYEQIRGTGLANTCPQLSETSRGAIAIEPNESYLITDLCLEPTNFFVKEETTNKRQEAQFIAGRPLTRLTSSLDQVRGSLKLNNGELTFSEEDGFDFQAITVKLPGGEMYPFLFTVKGLVATAQATDSINTSTDFEGEFRVPSYRTSNFLDPKARGLTAGYDTAVALPSRGDNEELLKENLKSFRTGQGRISLQVAKVNSATGEIAGTFESVQPSDTDMGSKEPVDVKIRGLFYGRIEPAQA; this is encoded by the coding sequence ATGAGGTATCGCGCTTTCATCGCTGCATTCCTGGCTCTGTGCATAGGGTTGCTCACAGCTTGCAGCGACAGTTCTTCCAATGCAAATGTTGCCCTTACCTACGAGCAAATTCGAGGCACGGGTCTGGCAAACACCTGTCCTCAACTTTCTGAAACGAGCCGGGGCGCGATCGCGATCGAGCCTAACGAGTCCTATCTGATCACCGATCTGTGCCTGGAACCCACTAACTTCTTCGTGAAAGAAGAAACGACCAATAAGCGGCAGGAAGCCCAGTTCATTGCCGGAAGACCTTTAACGCGCCTCACCTCCTCGCTGGATCAGGTGAGAGGATCGCTAAAGCTTAACAACGGTGAACTGACTTTCTCGGAAGAGGACGGCTTCGATTTCCAGGCAATTACGGTGAAGCTGCCGGGTGGCGAAATGTATCCCTTCCTGTTTACGGTTAAAGGACTGGTTGCAACGGCACAGGCAACGGATAGCATCAACACTTCCACCGACTTTGAAGGCGAGTTTCGCGTTCCGTCCTACCGTACTTCTAACTTCCTCGACCCCAAAGCTCGTGGATTAACCGCTGGCTATGACACCGCTGTTGCACTGCCTTCTCGCGGTGACAACGAGGAACTGCTGAAGGAAAACCTCAAGTCGTTCCGAACAGGGCAAGGCAGAATTTCGCTGCAAGTGGCTAAGGTCAACAGCGCAACGGGCGAGATTGCGGGTACCTTCGAGAGCGTGCAGCCCTCTGACACCGATATGGGATCTAAAGAGCCAGTTGACGTAAAAATTCGCGGGCTTTTCTACGGTCGTATAGAACCTGCTCAGGCATAG
- a CDS encoding transposase translates to MVGSFRQRLSSLPDKRTGKNTRYGMEDAALSAFSVFFTQTPSFLAYQRMMEGSKGKSNAQSLFGVHQIPSDNQIRDLLDSVAPEHVFPVFEEILQGLEQQGQLADFRSTADTLLIALDGTEYFSSSQIHCANCSKRTLKSGETHYFHSVITPVIVCPGQSHVIPLVPEFIVPQDGHDKQDCENAAAKRWLAQQGQRWSGLNVTVLGDDLYCRQPLCQQLLDQQFNFILVCRPESHTTLYEHLAGIALPTVTTKRWTGKVEETYTYRYLNSVPLRDSEDALLVNWCEVTVSRPDGKVTYQNSFATNHSLSNENVAQIVLAGRTRWKVENENNNTLKTKGYNLEHNFGHGKQHLSSLLATLNILSLLFHTLLELLDQKYKLLRSHLPTRKTFFDDLRALTRYMYFDSWDHLLTFMLEGLELDIPPNTS, encoded by the coding sequence ATAGTCGGTTCTTTTCGCCAGCGACTGTCCTCGCTACCGGACAAACGGACTGGCAAGAATACTCGCTATGGAATGGAAGATGCAGCTTTAAGCGCGTTTAGCGTGTTTTTCACCCAGACCCCTTCATTTCTGGCATATCAGCGGATGATGGAGGGCAGCAAAGGCAAAAGCAATGCTCAAAGCCTGTTTGGTGTCCATCAGATTCCCAGCGACAACCAAATCCGGGACTTGTTAGATTCGGTAGCACCTGAGCACGTGTTTCCGGTGTTTGAGGAAATCTTGCAGGGGTTAGAGCAGCAGGGGCAGTTAGCGGACTTCCGCTCTACTGCGGATACTCTGTTGATTGCCTTGGATGGCACCGAATACTTCAGTTCAAGCCAAATTCACTGCGCTAACTGTTCAAAGCGCACGCTGAAGTCGGGAGAAACTCACTACTTCCATAGCGTTATCACGCCGGTCATCGTCTGTCCGGGACAGAGCCACGTGATCCCCTTGGTTCCTGAGTTCATCGTGCCGCAGGATGGACATGACAAGCAGGACTGTGAGAATGCCGCCGCGAAACGCTGGTTGGCGCAGCAGGGGCAACGCTGGAGTGGCTTGAACGTCACTGTTCTAGGGGACGACCTTTATTGCCGCCAGCCCTTATGCCAGCAGCTTTTAGACCAGCAGTTCAACTTTATCCTGGTGTGTCGTCCCGAATCCCACACCACCCTCTATGAGCATCTTGCAGGCATTGCTCTGCCAACCGTCACGACCAAGCGGTGGACCGGGAAAGTTGAGGAGACCTATACCTACCGCTATCTCAACTCAGTGCCTCTAAGAGATAGCGAGGATGCTTTGTTGGTTAACTGGTGTGAGGTCACAGTCAGTCGTCCTGACGGCAAGGTGACGTATCAGAATTCGTTTGCCACCAATCACTCTCTGAGCAATGAAAACGTAGCCCAGATCGTTCTGGCAGGGCGTACCCGTTGGAAGGTCGAAAACGAGAATAACAACACGCTTAAGACTAAGGGCTACAATCTGGAACACAATTTCGGGCACGGGAAACAGCACCTCTCCTCACTGCTTGCGACCCTGAATATCCTGTCCCTGCTATTCCACACGTTGTTGGAGTTGCTCGACCAGAAGTACAAGCTGCTGCGATCTCACTTGCCGACACGTAAGACCTTTTTTGATGACTTGCGGGCGTTAACCCGTTACATGTATTTCGACAGTTGGGATCATCTGCTCACCTTCATGCTCGAAGGGCTAGAGCTAGACATTCCGCCCAATACCAGTTGA
- a CDS encoding TerC family protein, translating to MLDQLLDQSPNIGTDTLILLPVLIALEAVLSADNAIALAAIAQGLEGERLQQRALNFGLVAAFGLRVILILTATWVIGYWQFELLGAGYLLWLVYQHFFSAGEDEAVEEAHPSHRPRFESLWQAIPMIALTDLAFSLDSVTTAIAISQDLWLVLTGGLIGIVALRFMAGLFIRWLKVYEHLEDAGFLTVALVGIRLLVRIVNDSYVPPEWLMVTMIAAIFAWGFSKRTAEEVTDSDRMDNNRTAGAMQSSSPSEVIGSSDSQAAPAESTDLEPVNLESGAPQ from the coding sequence ATGTTAGACCAACTGCTTGATCAATCCCCCAATATTGGGACGGATACGCTTATCCTCCTTCCAGTGTTGATTGCGCTGGAGGCAGTCTTATCTGCGGATAATGCGATCGCGCTAGCGGCGATTGCTCAGGGCTTAGAAGGAGAGCGGCTTCAGCAACGGGCGCTTAACTTTGGCTTGGTTGCAGCCTTTGGCTTGCGCGTAATTTTGATTTTGACTGCAACTTGGGTCATTGGCTACTGGCAGTTTGAACTGCTGGGGGCAGGCTATCTGCTGTGGCTGGTGTACCAGCATTTCTTTTCGGCAGGAGAAGACGAAGCGGTAGAAGAAGCGCACCCCTCGCACCGTCCTCGCTTTGAGTCTCTCTGGCAAGCAATTCCCATGATTGCCCTGACTGACCTGGCATTTTCGCTGGATAGCGTGACGACGGCGATCGCCATTTCCCAGGATCTCTGGCTGGTGTTGACGGGTGGTTTGATCGGCATTGTTGCCCTGCGTTTTATGGCGGGTCTATTTATCCGCTGGCTCAAGGTTTACGAACACCTGGAAGATGCCGGATTTCTGACGGTGGCGCTGGTGGGTATTCGGTTGCTAGTACGGATTGTGAATGATAGCTATGTGCCGCCCGAATGGTTGATGGTCACGATGATTGCGGCGATATTTGCCTGGGGTTTCTCCAAGCGAACGGCAGAGGAAGTAACGGACAGCGATCGGATGGACAACAACCGAACAGCTGGGGCGATGCAAAGCAGTTCCCCCTCTGAGGTAATCGGGTCGTCGGACTCGCAGGCGGCTCCCGCAGAATCGACTGATTTGGAACCTGTGAACTTGGAATCCGGCGCGCCACAGTAA
- the hemN gene encoding oxygen-independent coproporphyrinogen III oxidase, with protein MQFSNSVQFNAPLLQKYDRPLPRYTSYPPASELDPRFNVQEYSQLIAASNQRNFPLSLYFHIPFCQTACYFCGCNVIVSGNKNIAATYLDYLKREIEQTAQHINTRRPVVQLHWGGGTPNYLTHDQVEQLWQTIRQYFHFAPNAEISVEVNPRYIDTDYIQMLRSVGFNRISFGIQDFNPKVQQAVNRIQPTEMLFDRMAAIRATQFESVNVDLIYGLPYQTLETFTDTIEKTIALNPDRIAVFNFAYVPQFKAVQKNIPIEALPSTADKMAMLQMTIETLGKGGYQYIGMDHFAKPTDELAIAQVNGTLKRNFQGYTTLPEADLFAFGLTSISMLHDAYIQNQKHLSDYYRAIDAGEFPIERGIKLSADDLIRRDVIMELMCEFRLTKTAIESKHGINYDRYFQSEQWDLKALEADGLLQLHPEGIQVTPAGRLLIRNIAAIFDTHLRRSTFSSFSKAI; from the coding sequence ATGCAGTTTTCTAACTCTGTTCAGTTCAACGCGCCGCTCCTGCAAAAATACGATCGCCCCCTGCCGCGCTATACCAGCTATCCGCCTGCATCTGAATTAGATCCCAGGTTTAATGTGCAGGAGTATTCCCAGCTCATTGCCGCTTCTAATCAGCGAAATTTTCCCTTATCGCTCTACTTTCATATTCCGTTTTGTCAAACCGCCTGCTATTTTTGCGGCTGCAATGTCATTGTTTCCGGCAATAAAAACATCGCGGCGACCTATCTGGATTATCTGAAGCGCGAGATTGAACAGACTGCTCAACATATCAATACCAGGCGTCCTGTGGTACAGCTTCACTGGGGCGGCGGCACACCCAATTATCTGACCCACGACCAGGTTGAGCAGCTCTGGCAGACAATTCGCCAGTATTTTCACTTCGCACCTAACGCCGAAATTTCCGTTGAGGTAAATCCGCGTTATATCGACACCGACTACATCCAAATGCTGCGATCGGTTGGCTTTAACCGCATCAGCTTTGGCATCCAGGATTTCAACCCCAAAGTGCAGCAGGCAGTTAACCGCATCCAGCCCACCGAAATGCTGTTCGATCGGATGGCGGCAATCCGGGCAACCCAGTTCGAGAGCGTCAACGTGGATTTAATCTACGGTCTGCCCTATCAAACCCTCGAAACCTTCACCGACACTATCGAGAAAACGATCGCCCTTAATCCCGATCGCATTGCAGTGTTTAACTTCGCCTACGTGCCCCAGTTCAAAGCCGTTCAGAAAAACATCCCGATCGAGGCGCTGCCTTCCACCGCAGACAAGATGGCAATGCTGCAAATGACGATCGAAACCCTGGGTAAGGGGGGCTATCAGTACATCGGCATGGATCACTTTGCCAAACCCACCGATGAACTGGCAATTGCCCAGGTAAACGGTACTCTCAAACGCAACTTCCAGGGCTACACCACCCTGCCCGAAGCCGACCTATTTGCCTTTGGTCTAACATCCATCAGTATGCTGCACGATGCCTACATCCAGAACCAAAAGCACCTCTCCGACTATTACCGTGCGATCGATGCCGGGGAATTTCCAATCGAGCGAGGCATCAAACTTTCCGCCGATGATCTGATTCGGCGCGATGTGATCATGGAACTCATGTGCGAATTCCGTCTCACCAAAACCGCGATCGAATCCAAGCACGGGATCAATTACGATCGCTATTTTCAGTCCGAACAGTGGGATCTCAAAGCCCTGGAAGCCGATGGTCTCCTGCAACTCCACCCCGAAGGTATCCAGGTCACACCCGCCGGACGCCTCCTCATCCGCAACATCGCTGCCATCTTCGACACTCACCTTCGCCGCTCCACCTTCAGCAGCTTTTCCAAAGCCATCTAA
- a CDS encoding heme oxygenase (biliverdin-producing), translating into MTTQLVQDHSQDKPANSQLAQVLREGTQQSHTAAENTAFMKCFLKGIVEREPLRQLLANLYFVYRTLEAELQKRQNDPIVGAVYFPEVNRTANLERDLAFYYGKNWQEQISPSAAGQAYVDRIQEVAETNPALLIAHSYTRYLGDLSGGQGLRHIIRTVLSLPADQGTALHEFEQLPTVEAKRQFKEQYRQALNSLAIAPETIQQIVTEANLAFQLNRDVMHELEPAVKAAIGDLLFEQITQLDRAGSTTHPHKHFKVGSVTID; encoded by the coding sequence ATGACGACACAACTGGTTCAAGATCATTCTCAAGACAAACCCGCAAATAGTCAGCTTGCCCAGGTACTTCGGGAAGGAACACAACAGTCCCATACGGCGGCTGAAAATACGGCATTTATGAAATGCTTCCTGAAGGGCATTGTGGAGCGGGAACCCCTTCGTCAGCTGCTCGCTAATCTCTACTTTGTCTATCGCACACTGGAAGCAGAACTTCAGAAGCGGCAAAATGACCCGATCGTCGGTGCAGTCTATTTCCCGGAGGTTAATCGCACAGCAAATCTGGAACGCGATCTGGCATTTTACTATGGCAAAAACTGGCAGGAGCAGATTTCCCCTTCTGCGGCAGGGCAAGCTTATGTCGATCGGATTCAGGAAGTCGCCGAGACGAATCCGGCACTGCTGATTGCCCATTCCTACACCCGCTATCTGGGCGATCTTTCCGGGGGACAGGGCTTACGCCATATCATCCGCACCGTTCTGTCACTGCCAGCCGATCAGGGAACTGCCCTGCACGAATTTGAGCAGCTTCCGACCGTGGAGGCAAAGCGGCAGTTTAAGGAGCAATACCGTCAGGCGCTCAATTCCCTGGCAATCGCTCCAGAAACCATCCAGCAAATTGTTACCGAGGCAAATCTGGCATTCCAGCTCAATCGCGATGTGATGCACGAACTGGAACCCGCTGTTAAAGCGGCGATCGGCGACCTTCTGTTTGAGCAAATTACCCAGCTCGATCGCGCAGGCAGCACTACACACCCACACAAGCACTTCAAAGTCGGCTCTGTGACGATTGATTAA
- a CDS encoding DUF2141 domain-containing protein: protein MSPIAVQATPGNRLNVDISGLKNRQGQVCLSLFASGNGFPSQGDRAIRKQCVALTAQAVRVSFTDLPPGRYAVAVLHDTNRDGQANQNVLGIPTEGFGFSGNPTVRFGPPSFNETAVNVSGTATTIQVRMRYLL from the coding sequence ATGAGTCCGATCGCAGTGCAGGCTACCCCTGGAAACCGTCTCAATGTAGATATCAGCGGACTAAAGAACCGCCAGGGACAGGTTTGTCTCAGTTTATTTGCCAGTGGCAACGGGTTCCCTTCCCAGGGCGATCGGGCGATTCGCAAGCAGTGCGTTGCCTTAACAGCACAGGCTGTTCGAGTCAGCTTTACCGATTTGCCGCCAGGACGATATGCCGTAGCAGTCCTGCATGATACCAACCGCGATGGGCAAGCCAATCAAAATGTTTTAGGCATTCCCACAGAAGGCTTCGGTTTTTCGGGTAATCCTACCGTTCGCTTTGGACCTCCCAGCTTCAACGAAACCGCAGTCAATGTCTCTGGGACAGCCACCACAATTCAGGTGCGGATGCGCTATCTGCTGTAG